A genomic window from Vagococcus sp. CY52-2 includes:
- a CDS encoding DRTGG domain-containing protein: protein MTKHDQILAHIESLPVGDKISVRGIAKMLSVSEGTAYRAIKEAENVGLVSTIQRVGTIRIETKTKENIKNLTFKEIVKIIDGDVLAGKKGLKKPLDKFIIGAMTEKSMLRYITPGALMIVGDREGVQRLALNNGAAVLLTGGFEISQDIIDLADEVKMPILRTSHDTFTVGMLINRAISDQMIKKDIVLVEDIQTPENETFYMTTKDTVEDYVKLVEKTGYTRFPVVNKSNRLVGMVTAKDVSDKSLTQSIEKVMTKDPRYAKSHMSVASIGHQMIWDGLEIIPVVEDDLTLVGIISRQDVMRTVQLAQKQPQAAHKLTDHITNQIVEKEMPEKGDAIFTFVVTPQMINNLGTLSFGVLNQIISSVVRSTMLSRYNFHSVIEQSSLYYFKLIQMDSEIEIRTQVIEVGRRSGKVEVSVYKDNIVSAKAIAVCQLMDPV, encoded by the coding sequence ATGACAAAACATGATCAAATATTAGCACATATTGAGTCCTTGCCTGTAGGAGATAAAATTTCTGTTCGAGGCATTGCCAAAATGTTAAGCGTTAGTGAGGGAACGGCTTATCGTGCCATTAAAGAGGCAGAAAATGTGGGATTGGTATCCACTATACAGCGAGTTGGAACGATAAGAATTGAAACGAAAACAAAAGAGAACATAAAAAATCTAACCTTCAAAGAAATTGTTAAAATTATCGATGGTGATGTATTAGCGGGGAAAAAAGGATTAAAAAAACCATTAGATAAATTTATTATTGGGGCGATGACAGAAAAAAGCATGTTACGCTATATTACGCCAGGAGCTTTAATGATTGTTGGAGATAGAGAAGGTGTTCAGCGGTTAGCACTAAATAATGGTGCGGCTGTTCTGTTAACTGGTGGATTTGAAATCAGTCAAGATATTATAGACTTAGCAGATGAAGTTAAAATGCCTATTTTACGTACATCTCATGATACCTTTACTGTTGGAATGCTAATAAACCGTGCTATTAGTGATCAGATGATTAAAAAGGATATCGTGTTGGTAGAAGATATCCAAACACCTGAAAATGAAACATTCTATATGACAACGAAAGATACGGTTGAAGATTATGTTAAATTGGTTGAGAAAACTGGATACACACGTTTTCCTGTAGTAAATAAATCTAATCGCTTAGTGGGGATGGTAACAGCAAAAGACGTGTCTGATAAATCACTGACACAATCTATTGAAAAAGTTATGACGAAAGATCCACGATATGCTAAATCACATATGAGTGTAGCAAGTATCGGACATCAAATGATTTGGGATGGTTTGGAGATTATTCCTGTGGTGGAAGATGATCTAACGCTTGTCGGAATTATATCACGACAAGATGTGATGAGAACTGTTCAATTAGCACAAAAGCAACCGCAGGCTGCACATAAATTGACGGATCATATTACTAACCAGATTGTGGAAAAAGAAATGCCTGAAAAAGGAGATGCTATTTTTACATTTGTTGTCACGCCACAGATGATTAATAATTTAGGAACGCTCTCTTTTGGTGTATTAAATCAAATTATTTCAAGTGTTGTTCGTTCAACGATGTTATCACGATACAATTTTCATTCGGTTATTGAGCAAAGTAGCTTATATTATTTCAAATTAATCCAAATGGATAGCGAAATAGAAATCAGAACTCAAGTGATAGAAGTTGGTAGACGTTCAGGAAAAGTTGAAGTAAGTGTATATAAAGATAATATCGTTTCTGCAAAAGCGATTGCAGTATGTCAGTTAATGGATCCAGTTTAG
- a CDS encoding ribonuclease J, translated as MSQVKIVPLGGVRENGKSIYVAEIEEEIFVLDCGLKYPENEQLGIDMVIPDFSYLIEKKDNIAGIFLSHGHADAIGALPYLLEEVSVPVFGSELTIELAKINVKNYPNTKDFNDFHVIDENTIIEFAQSEVSFFRTTHTVPDSMGIVLTTPEGQIVYTGDFKFDQSASPMYQTDFARLAEIGKKGVLALLSDSTNAESNMLSASENEVADEVVDTFRYWEGRIIVASVASNLQRIQQVFDAAYLSERFVVLTGKDVEQIVRTAIRLGKLTLPNDELIITEKQMKNKEPHELVILETGRMGEPLNTLQKMASGRHRFIRIAEGDLIYITTTPSTAVETMVAKTEDMVYRAGGTVQTISDTVKVSGHANQNDLKLMLNLMKPTFFIPIQGEYRVLAKHAELANEIGIPFKNIFILGRGDVLEFENGRLRMTGSIEVENVLIDGLGVGDIGNIVLRDRKILSEDGIIIAAITINRREKKIISPARITSRGFVYMKSSNNLMKESGDIVETVVLENLEKQDFDWGILKQEIRDQLSRYLYEQTKRRPVILPVIMESSQKRK; from the coding sequence GTGAGTCAAGTAAAAATAGTTCCTCTTGGTGGAGTCAGAGAGAATGGAAAAAGTATTTATGTAGCAGAAATTGAAGAAGAAATCTTTGTTTTAGATTGTGGATTAAAGTATCCAGAAAATGAACAATTAGGAATTGATATGGTTATTCCTGATTTTTCATACTTAATTGAAAAAAAAGATAATATTGCGGGTATCTTCTTAAGTCATGGACATGCAGATGCTATTGGAGCATTGCCCTATTTATTAGAAGAAGTTTCAGTTCCAGTATTTGGGTCAGAATTAACTATTGAATTAGCAAAAATTAATGTGAAAAATTATCCAAATACAAAAGATTTTAATGATTTTCATGTAATAGATGAAAATACTATTATAGAGTTTGCTCAATCTGAAGTGAGTTTCTTTAGGACAACACATACTGTTCCAGATTCAATGGGAATTGTCTTGACAACTCCTGAAGGACAAATTGTGTATACAGGTGATTTTAAATTTGATCAAAGCGCTAGCCCAATGTATCAAACGGACTTTGCAAGATTAGCAGAAATTGGTAAAAAAGGTGTTTTAGCCTTATTAAGTGATTCGACAAATGCTGAAAGTAATATGTTGTCAGCTTCTGAAAATGAAGTGGCTGATGAAGTTGTTGATACCTTTAGATATTGGGAAGGAAGAATCATTGTTGCTAGTGTGGCTAGTAACTTACAACGTATTCAACAAGTATTTGATGCAGCTTATTTAAGTGAACGTTTTGTTGTGTTAACAGGCAAAGACGTTGAACAAATTGTTCGGACAGCCATTCGTTTAGGAAAATTAACCTTACCAAATGACGAATTAATTATTACAGAAAAACAAATGAAAAATAAAGAGCCTCATGAGCTAGTTATTTTAGAAACTGGTCGTATGGGTGAGCCGTTAAACACATTACAAAAAATGGCTAGTGGTCGCCATCGTTTTATTCGCATTGCTGAAGGAGACTTAATCTACATCACAACAACACCATCAACTGCTGTTGAAACAATGGTAGCCAAAACAGAAGACATGGTTTATCGTGCCGGTGGAACAGTACAAACTATTTCTGATACAGTAAAAGTGTCAGGTCATGCGAATCAAAATGATTTAAAATTAATGCTGAATTTGATGAAACCAACATTCTTTATACCAATTCAAGGTGAGTATCGTGTGTTGGCAAAACATGCAGAGTTAGCTAATGAAATAGGCATTCCATTTAAAAATATCTTTATTTTAGGTCGAGGAGACGTTTTAGAGTTTGAAAACGGTCGTTTGCGTATGACTGGTTCAATTGAAGTTGAAAATGTCTTGATTGATGGATTAGGTGTTGGTGATATTGGAAACATTGTGTTACGCGATCGAAAAATATTATCAGAAGACGGGATTATTATTGCAGCGATTACGATTAATCGCCGTGAGAAAAAAATTATTTCACCAGCTAGAATTACGTCACGTGGGTTTGTCTATATGAAATCAAGCAACAATTTGATGAAAGAAAGTGGCGACATAGTTGAAACCGTAGTTTTAGAAAACTTAGAGAAACAAGATTTTGATTGGGGGATTTTGAAACAAGAAATAAGAGACCAATTAAGTCGTTATCTCTACGAACAAACGAAACGTCGACCAGTTATTTTACCAGTTATTATGGAATCAAGTCAGAAAAGAAAATAA
- a CDS encoding PLP-dependent aminotransferase family protein encodes MEIKINKSSHTPLYRQIMNQLINQISDGLLYEGDRLPSERTLANQLLINRSTVVRAYDELEAQGFVEKKASSGTYILSQSGEKQENHLRRRIQYNDVKYQKSEYEQQLEKLLLNDKYSVLDGYTGELPYSLIPNISLPNVNWQSFLSEEVSNLGYLPLRNKIAQLVYDMYSHYPKSQELMLTAGGQQSLVLLIQALLKSGDTVAVEDPSFFNGISVLNAMSIKVIKIPVDKDGMSVSVLEKIVKKESIQLVLTNPNFQNPTGTTMTLTRRKKLIELCQRYRIPIIEDDVFGQLSFHSLNPYPLLKELEPQSVIYIGSLSKILGSRMQLGWIEAPSYVLDKVVKLRDEYETQLNIFPQVMASFALTDPNFSKKLSLLQETLKNRMTYFVNLLQMTLSKDIDFTLPKGGYYIWLTYNRRILTKEDWLLLIDSRLAVLPSFTITKSSQSCRVNIARLDKKKMDLFVLKLKEIILQWNKQILE; translated from the coding sequence ATGGAAATAAAAATCAACAAATCATCCCACACTCCTTTATATCGACAAATTATGAATCAATTAATTAATCAAATTAGTGATGGGCTTTTATATGAAGGGGATCGTTTACCATCAGAAAGAACATTAGCTAATCAGCTACTTATTAATCGAAGTACAGTCGTTCGAGCATATGATGAATTAGAAGCACAAGGATTCGTAGAAAAAAAGGCAAGTAGTGGAACGTATATTTTGAGTCAATCTGGAGAAAAACAGGAAAATCATTTAAGAAGGAGAATTCAATATAATGACGTTAAATATCAAAAAAGTGAGTACGAACAGCAATTAGAAAAATTATTGTTGAATGATAAATACAGTGTATTGGATGGTTACACTGGAGAATTACCTTATAGCTTAATCCCGAATATTAGTTTACCTAATGTTAATTGGCAATCTTTTTTATCGGAAGAAGTATCTAATTTGGGGTACCTCCCATTAAGAAACAAGATTGCCCAATTAGTGTATGATATGTATTCACATTATCCCAAATCACAAGAACTTATGTTAACTGCTGGAGGTCAACAAAGTTTGGTTTTATTGATTCAAGCTTTATTAAAGTCTGGGGATACAGTTGCCGTTGAAGATCCTTCTTTTTTTAATGGTATTTCTGTTTTAAATGCGATGTCGATAAAGGTGATTAAAATTCCAGTTGATAAAGACGGGATGAGTGTATCAGTTTTAGAAAAAATCGTGAAAAAAGAAAGTATTCAACTTGTTTTAACCAATCCTAATTTTCAAAATCCTACTGGTACCACTATGACTTTGACACGCAGAAAAAAATTGATTGAATTGTGTCAGAGGTATCGTATTCCAATTATTGAAGATGATGTGTTTGGTCAACTATCATTTCATTCGCTAAATCCATACCCATTGTTAAAAGAGCTAGAACCACAATCTGTTATTTATATAGGTTCTTTATCTAAAATATTGGGAAGTCGTATGCAATTAGGATGGATTGAAGCACCAAGCTATGTATTAGATAAAGTAGTTAAATTACGAGATGAGTATGAAACGCAGCTAAATATTTTTCCGCAAGTTATGGCATCATTTGCATTAACTGATCCAAATTTTTCAAAAAAATTATCTCTTCTACAAGAAACACTTAAAAATCGAATGACTTATTTTGTTAATTTACTTCAAATGACTTTATCCAAAGATATTGACTTTACGTTACCAAAGGGTGGGTATTATATTTGGTTAACTTACAATAGGAGAATATTGACAAAAGAAGATTGGCTATTATTAATAGATAGCCGTTTGGCAGTATTACCTAGTTTTACGATTACCAAAAGCAGTCAAAGTTGTCGTGTGAATATAGCAAGATTAGATAAGAAAAAAATGGATTTATTTGTATTGAAACTGAAAGAGATCATTCTACAATGGAATAAACAAATACTAGAATGA
- the thiD gene encoding bifunctional hydroxymethylpyrimidine kinase/phosphomethylpyrimidine kinase, translating into MVKKILTVAGSDAGGGAGIQADLKTFEEYGTFGLSTITSILTVSPKTKTPFIYPIPIEIVEKQLETAFSGGPLDALKIGLLGSLPVIDLLEAFIKKVNQPHIVLDPVMAVKTNKDVLQPELVEAMIKKLIPLADIITPNLVETSILANMSVIETEDDMKLAAQKIVNLGAKSVIIKGGARLKGDSATDLFYDGKQFLFIHEDKLETNTNHGAGCSFAAAITAGMAKGLSTESSVKLAKHYVTSAIKHGIYLNDFTGYVWHGAFREATDRMIIGDEYK; encoded by the coding sequence ATGGTAAAAAAAATATTAACAGTCGCAGGATCTGACGCTGGGGGTGGCGCAGGAATCCAGGCTGACTTAAAAACATTTGAAGAGTATGGCACATTTGGTTTAAGTACCATTACTAGCATTTTAACTGTTAGTCCTAAAACAAAAACACCTTTTATTTATCCTATCCCGATTGAGATTGTTGAAAAACAATTAGAGACAGCTTTTTCTGGTGGTCCACTGGATGCTTTAAAGATTGGATTACTTGGAAGTTTACCAGTGATTGATTTATTAGAAGCCTTTATCAAAAAAGTAAATCAACCACATATTGTTTTAGATCCTGTCATGGCTGTCAAAACAAATAAAGATGTCTTACAACCTGAATTAGTAGAAGCGATGATAAAGAAATTAATCCCCCTAGCTGATATCATCACACCAAACTTGGTTGAAACAAGTATTTTAGCCAATATGTCAGTTATTGAAACTGAAGATGATATGAAATTAGCAGCACAAAAGATAGTTAATTTGGGAGCAAAATCAGTTATTATCAAAGGTGGCGCTCGATTAAAGGGAGATAGTGCAACTGATTTATTTTATGATGGAAAACAATTTTTATTTATTCATGAAGATAAATTAGAGACCAATACTAATCATGGTGCAGGATGTTCATTTGCTGCAGCAATCACAGCAGGAATGGCTAAAGGTTTAAGTACCGAATCAAGTGTCAAACTTGCAAAACATTATGTCACCAGTGCCATAAAACATGGAATTTATTTAAATGATTTCACAGGATATGTTTGGCATGGTGCGTTTCGAGAAGCAACAGATCGAATGATTATAGGAGATGAATATAAATGA
- a CDS encoding ECF transporter S component: MMTSTKWSIKETTLMGLFAALTVVGTSIRVPLPALVGNPFFHFGLPILSLAVLTLGFFKGSLAGGIGFAIFDILNGFAAEAPYFILESFVVGATLTFAYHRFEKYESKTWFIPVIMIIAAIAKISMTFLKNLVIQLMMGNEFSVSAFASFSTLYITVINAIAAIIIVSLLYKPIKALTNKMLY, translated from the coding sequence ATGATGACAAGTACTAAATGGAGTATCAAAGAAACAACTTTAATGGGATTATTTGCAGCATTAACTGTGGTGGGAACGAGTATACGTGTTCCTCTACCAGCTCTTGTGGGCAATCCTTTCTTTCACTTTGGGTTACCTATTCTTTCATTAGCTGTTTTAACACTTGGATTTTTCAAAGGTTCATTAGCTGGAGGAATCGGATTTGCTATTTTTGATATTTTAAATGGATTTGCTGCTGAAGCACCTTACTTTATCTTAGAAAGTTTTGTTGTGGGTGCCACTTTAACATTTGCTTATCACCGTTTTGAAAAATATGAAAGTAAAACCTGGTTTATCCCTGTTATTATGATTATTGCTGCAATTGCAAAAATTTCGATGACATTCCTGAAAAATTTAGTAATTCAATTGATGATGGGAAATGAATTTAGCGTTTCTGCATTCGCTAGTTTTTCAACTTTATATATTACGGTGATTAATGCTATTGCCGCTATTATCATTGTGTCACTACTATATAAACCCATTAAAGCTTTAACTAATAAGATGCTTTACTAA
- the nhaC gene encoding Na+/H+ antiporter NhaC has protein sequence MQKRISLLEASIVLLIILCCISMGVIVFKLSPNVVILFAIALTIGYMVIKRMPLEWVNEGIVSGLKPGIIPIFIFLLVGALIAVWIQAGIIPTIMVIGFKLLSVKWFIPSIFLVCAIVGSAVGSAFTVMSTIGIAFFGIGVTLGLNPPLIVGAIASGAIFGDKMSPLSESTNLASAVVEADLFDHIKNMMWSTIPAFLVSLILFTIIGKSDATVELTNVKEVTQVLETHFHISMWSLIPILLMLVCAWKKLPAIITILLNVIVAVVMIVIQQGNIDLANLASVVENGFVSKTGNEQVDMLLTRGGINSMTFTVLLIILTLSLGGILMKIGLVTTVIDSLAKCLASPSQLIIVSLLSSIGVNIFIGEQLLSVILPGNAFKEVYKKMGLDPVVLSRTLEDGGTVINYLIPWGIAGSFVANTFGVSTMSYLPFVLFSLLSPIFSILSALTGIGVKHTKKVAN, from the coding sequence ATGCAAAAGAGGATTAGTTTATTAGAAGCAAGTATTGTATTATTGATTATTCTATGTTGTATTTCAATGGGAGTTATAGTATTTAAACTCTCTCCTAATGTTGTGATATTATTTGCTATTGCATTGACCATTGGCTATATGGTCATAAAAAGAATGCCGTTAGAGTGGGTCAATGAAGGGATCGTTAGTGGTTTAAAACCAGGTATTATCCCTATCTTTATTTTTTTGTTGGTTGGTGCACTGATTGCAGTCTGGATACAAGCAGGTATTATCCCAACGATTATGGTGATAGGGTTTAAATTACTCAGTGTAAAATGGTTTATTCCATCTATTTTTCTTGTATGTGCGATAGTAGGGAGTGCAGTGGGGAGTGCATTTACTGTCATGTCAACAATCGGCATCGCCTTTTTTGGTATTGGCGTCACATTGGGACTAAATCCACCACTAATTGTAGGAGCAATTGCTTCAGGAGCAATCTTTGGAGATAAGATGTCGCCACTTTCTGAGTCAACTAACTTAGCCTCAGCTGTCGTAGAGGCAGATTTATTTGATCACATAAAAAATATGATGTGGTCTACTATTCCTGCTTTTTTAGTGTCATTGATTTTATTTACCATTATTGGTAAATCAGATGCTACAGTAGAATTAACAAACGTTAAAGAAGTGACACAAGTACTTGAAACACATTTTCATATATCCATGTGGTCGCTCATCCCTATTCTACTGATGCTAGTATGTGCTTGGAAGAAGTTACCAGCGATTATCACTATTTTATTAAATGTTATCGTGGCAGTGGTGATGATTGTAATCCAACAAGGAAATATTGATTTAGCTAATTTAGCGAGTGTCGTTGAGAATGGATTTGTATCAAAAACGGGTAATGAACAAGTGGATATGTTGTTAACTCGCGGTGGAATAAATAGCATGACGTTTACCGTATTATTAATAATTTTAACCTTATCTCTGGGTGGGATTTTGATGAAGATAGGGTTAGTTACAACAGTTATTGACTCATTGGCTAAATGTCTAGCTTCACCAAGTCAATTGATTATTGTCAGTTTGCTTTCTAGTATAGGTGTTAATATCTTTATTGGTGAACAGTTATTATCCGTTATTTTACCAGGTAATGCCTTTAAAGAAGTATACAAAAAAATGGGTTTAGACCCAGTTGTTTTAAGTAGAACGTTAGAAGACGGCGGAACGGTAATTAATTACTTAATTCCATGGGGAATAGCAGGAAGTTTTGTCGCCAATACATTTGGTGTTTCAACGATGAGTTATTTGCCATTTGTATTATTTAGTTTGTTATCACCTATTTTTTCTATTTTAAGTGCGTTAACTGGAATCGGAGTTAAGCACACAAAAAAAGTTGCCAATTAA
- a CDS encoding alpha/beta fold hydrolase, whose amino-acid sequence MRLKHFLIPMIFLLVVLTSCQINQQEKKSVTGATNEKIESNVNYTNVPTLFIHGAGGGRGSLGHMINRLASQDVATKSLVVIVSSDGSISTENKLDSNQFSEDNPMIQVLFRDNRNNEWEQARWIKLVLEFLQKEYDIQEVNIVGHSMGGISGLRYLLQDSQTTDLPKVNKLVAIGSPFNEFIDTLTSQSLEDLLTNGPNEKSDRYILYGNELSGLSKEVSLLLVAGKLSDDNLSDNVVPLSSSFAVNAMLLEHGNQVEHVLIEGKGADHSGLHENQEVDEIVSQFLWDKK is encoded by the coding sequence ATGCGTTTGAAACATTTTTTAATCCCTATGATTTTTTTATTAGTTGTTTTGACGTCTTGTCAAATAAATCAGCAGGAAAAAAAATCAGTAACGGGCGCGACTAATGAAAAAATAGAAAGTAACGTAAATTATACGAATGTCCCTACACTTTTTATCCATGGCGCTGGTGGTGGAAGAGGATCATTAGGACACATGATTAATCGTTTAGCTAGTCAAGATGTGGCGACAAAATCACTTGTTGTCATTGTGTCAAGTGACGGGAGTATTTCAACTGAAAATAAATTAGACTCAAATCAATTTTCTGAGGATAATCCAATGATACAAGTTTTATTTCGAGATAATCGAAATAATGAATGGGAACAAGCTAGATGGATAAAACTAGTATTAGAATTTTTGCAAAAAGAGTATGATATTCAAGAAGTAAATATTGTAGGACATTCTATGGGTGGAATTAGTGGATTGAGATATTTATTACAAGATAGCCAAACGACTGATTTGCCTAAAGTTAATAAGTTAGTAGCAATAGGATCACCATTTAATGAGTTTATTGATACGTTGACTAGTCAGAGTTTGGAGGATTTATTAACTAACGGACCAAATGAAAAAAGTGATCGTTACATTCTCTATGGGAATGAGTTAAGTGGGTTATCTAAAGAGGTTAGTCTGTTATTAGTTGCAGGGAAATTATCTGATGATAATTTGAGTGACAATGTAGTCCCACTTAGCAGTTCTTTTGCTGTTAATGCGATGTTATTAGAGCATGGTAATCAAGTAGAACACGTGTTGATAGAAGGAAAAGGTGCAGATCATAGTGGACTTCATGAAAATCAGGAAGTGGATGAGATAGTGAGTCAATTTTTATGGGATAAAAAATAA
- the nusG gene encoding transcription termination/antitermination protein NusG, with translation MESFERQWYVLHTYSGYENKVKTNIESRAQSMGMEDFIFRVVVPEEEEREIKNGQEKVTARKTFPGYVLVEMIMTDESWYIVRNTPGVTGFVGSHGAGSKPAPLLPEEVTHILGKIGMSKRVTDLDVELGETVTITEGAFSGLTGEITEIDLEKQKLKVNIDMFGRETSTELDFDQVDKL, from the coding sequence GTGGAATCGTTTGAAAGACAGTGGTACGTATTACATACATATTCAGGTTATGAAAACAAAGTAAAAACAAATATTGAATCTCGTGCGCAAAGCATGGGGATGGAAGATTTTATTTTCCGTGTAGTTGTTCCTGAAGAAGAAGAAAGAGAAATCAAAAATGGTCAAGAGAAAGTAACAGCTAGAAAGACTTTCCCAGGCTATGTGTTAGTTGAAATGATTATGACTGATGAATCATGGTATATTGTACGTAATACACCAGGTGTAACAGGCTTTGTGGGATCACACGGTGCTGGTAGTAAGCCTGCTCCACTATTACCAGAAGAAGTGACTCATATTTTAGGTAAAATAGGAATGAGCAAACGTGTCACAGATTTAGATGTTGAGCTAGGTGAAACCGTGACAATTACAGAAGGAGCATTTTCTGGTTTAACTGGAGAGATTACTGAAATCGATTTAGAAAAACAAAAATTAAAAGTAAATATTGATATGTTTGGTCGCGAAACAAGTACAGAATTAGACTTTGATCAAGTAGATAAACTATAA
- the secE gene encoding preprotein translocase subunit SecE, with the protein MKFFKSVIEEMKLVTWPSRKKLVKDVITVIQSTILFALFFAAVDFLLAKLSYLGLKGL; encoded by the coding sequence ATGAAATTTTTCAAAAGCGTTATTGAAGAAATGAAACTTGTTACTTGGCCTAGTCGTAAAAAATTAGTTAAAGATGTGATTACAGTGATTCAGTCAACTATCTTATTTGCTCTATTTTTCGCAGCGGTTGACTTTTTATTAGCAAAACTTTCATATCTTGGGCTAAAAGGTCTGTAG
- the rpmG gene encoding 50S ribosomal protein L33: MAQKKSALACTACGSRNYSKAVSDSQRTERLEVKKFCKYCKKHTLHKETK; the protein is encoded by the coding sequence TTGGCTCAAAAAAAATCTGCACTTGCTTGTACCGCATGTGGTTCTCGTAACTATTCAAAAGCAGTTAGTGATTCACAACGTACTGAGCGTTTAGAAGTAAAAAAATTCTGTAAGTATTGTAAAAAGCATACACTTCATAAAGAGACGAAATAG
- the cbpA gene encoding cyclic di-AMP binding protein CbpA — protein sequence MLIESVCIPKRLLTTVSETCTLEDALNILEESGFRCVPVLDETGKFFRGNIYKMHIYRHKSNGGDMTLPVTHLIKNATKFIHLNSSFFKIFFTIKELPYIAVLDANDQFYGILTHSSLLGILSQSWNVKEGRFALTIASTGRKGDLANMTKIISKYSDIASCITLDVGRDEYIRRTIITLPADTDKETCDLIIKALNKKDFFVAQVEDLQQPLN from the coding sequence ATGTTAATTGAATCAGTCTGTATTCCAAAAAGATTGCTAACAACCGTTAGTGAAACTTGTACGCTAGAAGATGCGTTGAATATCTTAGAAGAATCTGGTTTTCGTTGCGTCCCTGTACTTGACGAAACTGGAAAATTCTTTAGAGGAAATATCTATAAAATGCATATATATCGTCATAAATCAAACGGCGGTGACATGACTCTACCTGTCACACATTTAATAAAAAATGCGACAAAATTTATTCATTTGAATTCATCTTTTTTCAAAATCTTTTTCACTATTAAAGAGTTACCATACATCGCTGTTTTAGATGCCAACGATCAATTTTACGGCATTTTAACACATAGTAGTTTATTAGGTATTTTATCTCAATCATGGAACGTTAAAGAAGGACGCTTCGCATTAACGATTGCTTCAACTGGCCGTAAAGGTGACCTAGCAAACATGACGAAAATTATTTCTAAATATTCTGATATTGCAAGTTGTATTACACTTGATGTTGGTCGCGATGAATACATTCGTCGAACGATTATCACACTACCAGCAGATACTGATAAAGAAACATGTGATTTAATCATCAAAGCATTAAACAAAAAAGATTTCTTTGTCGCTCAGGTCGAAGATTTACAACAACCCTTAAATTAA
- a CDS encoding QueT transporter family protein, with amino-acid sequence MEKSVSQSKTTTLVVNGLIAALYVVLTLVVAPIAQGPIQFRVSESLNHLVVFNKKLLWGVLLGVVAFNLFFSEGGMMDVLFGGGQTLLALSITAISARWIKSEKIRMVINTIAFSVSMILIAIMICIISNQSIGSNFFWATYGSLFLSELIIMSISAPIMFGINRMVHFEKF; translated from the coding sequence ATGGAAAAATCAGTATCACAATCAAAGACGACTACATTAGTTGTCAATGGGTTAATAGCAGCACTTTATGTTGTGTTAACACTTGTTGTAGCCCCTATTGCGCAAGGGCCGATTCAGTTTAGAGTATCTGAGAGTTTGAATCATTTAGTTGTGTTTAATAAAAAATTATTATGGGGTGTTCTTTTAGGAGTCGTGGCATTTAATTTGTTCTTTTCTGAAGGAGGCATGATGGATGTCTTGTTTGGTGGAGGTCAAACATTGTTGGCTTTAAGTATCACAGCTATATCTGCTAGATGGATTAAGAGTGAGAAAATACGAATGGTTATCAATACGATTGCTTTTTCAGTAAGTATGATACTAATTGCTATTATGATTTGCATTATTTCTAATCAATCGATTGGCTCAAACTTTTTCTGGGCAACATATGGCTCACTATTTTTGAGTGAATTAATTATTATGAGTATATCAGCACCAATTATGTTTGGAATTAATCGTATGGTTCACTTTGAAAAATTTTAA